One Candidatus Hydrogenedentota bacterium DNA segment encodes these proteins:
- a CDS encoding beta-galactosidase: MALTRRQFLKSAAASSMGLALSRTTFASQGAAPSEAYERLGRVAARPGRDIKASPLSVGFEVLDRKCFDPARAYEHVANLGVKWARCQTGWCRCETVKGEYDFTWLDEVVDSLLRAGVTPWFNLGYGNRLYTPAAPDEFAVGWAPVFSDDALAGWLRFTEHLARHFKDRVRHWEIWNEPNARSFWQPEKPSPADYARLAAQTAPVIRGQVRDCVIIGGALAGVPMDFLKGCFESGLGGLVDVISYHPYRAIPEERYEDDMAAMRDAIAKYAPGVRLWQGENGCPSVGGPESVGALSQLEWDETRQAKWLLRRILLDLRYGVELTSYYHTVDLVGYRGKTNFKGLLRGNEYTPKPSYFAYQCLCALFDAATRRAELALALVGQEKVQLQEAHFTRNGRALYAYWFPADLQKPWTARTVSMSLDVREGAALDDPVLVDPLSQEVFRLVPAKLGETNAVFENLPLRDYPLLITGAGAFQMA; the protein is encoded by the coding sequence ATGGCGTTGACGCGGCGGCAATTCCTGAAATCGGCGGCGGCATCTTCCATGGGTCTCGCGCTTTCGCGGACGACTTTCGCATCGCAGGGGGCGGCCCCAAGCGAGGCGTACGAGCGGCTTGGCCGGGTCGCGGCGAGACCGGGACGCGACATCAAAGCCTCCCCACTGTCGGTGGGATTCGAGGTGCTGGACCGCAAGTGCTTCGACCCCGCGCGGGCGTATGAGCACGTCGCGAACCTCGGCGTCAAGTGGGCGCGCTGCCAGACAGGCTGGTGCCGGTGCGAGACGGTCAAGGGCGAGTACGATTTCACCTGGCTGGACGAGGTGGTTGATTCCCTCCTTCGCGCGGGCGTGACGCCGTGGTTTAACCTGGGATATGGAAACCGGCTATACACCCCCGCTGCGCCCGACGAATTCGCGGTCGGCTGGGCGCCGGTATTCAGCGATGACGCGCTTGCGGGCTGGCTTCGATTCACGGAGCATCTGGCACGCCACTTCAAAGATCGCGTCCGCCACTGGGAGATCTGGAACGAGCCTAATGCCAGGAGCTTCTGGCAGCCCGAGAAGCCCAGCCCGGCGGATTACGCGCGGTTGGCGGCCCAAACGGCTCCGGTCATCCGCGGGCAGGTCCGAGATTGCGTCATCATCGGCGGAGCGCTCGCAGGGGTGCCCATGGACTTTCTCAAGGGCTGTTTCGAGAGCGGTCTCGGCGGCTTGGTGGATGTTATTTCCTATCATCCCTACCGGGCCATTCCGGAGGAGCGCTACGAGGATGACATGGCCGCGATGCGGGATGCGATTGCGAAATACGCGCCCGGCGTCAGGCTTTGGCAGGGCGAGAACGGTTGTCCATCGGTGGGGGGTCCGGAAAGCGTTGGAGCGCTGTCGCAGCTCGAGTGGGACGAAACGCGGCAGGCCAAATGGCTGTTGAGGCGCATCCTGCTCGATCTGCGTTATGGCGTGGAACTGACCAGCTATTATCACACCGTAGACTTGGTGGGATACCGTGGAAAAACCAATTTCAAGGGCCTGCTCCGCGGAAACGAGTACACGCCCAAGCCGTCGTATTTCGCCTACCAGTGCCTGTGCGCGCTGTTCGACGCGGCTACCCGGCGCGCGGAGCTTGCGCTCGCCCTCGTGGGGCAAGAAAAGGTACAGTTGCAGGAGGCGCATTTCACGCGAAACGGCCGGGCATTGTACGCATATTGGTTCCCGGCCGACCTGCAAAAGCCCTGGACCGCCCGGACAGTGAGCATGTCGCTTGATGTGCGTGAGGGGGCCGCATTGGACGACCCGGTTCTGGTGGACCCGCTGTCGCAGGAGGTCTTCCGGCTCGTCCCCGCGAAACTGGGAGAGACGAACGCCGTGTTCGAGAATCTGCCGCTGCGGGACTACCCCCTGTTAATCACCGGCGCCGGCGCGTTTCAAATGGCATGA